One genomic region from Anaerolineae bacterium encodes:
- a CDS encoding Fic family protein yields MATNNAIKDKIKILKTRYDQLRKGRESLLAIIDESELSESVFNSNAIENSTLTLKETERILLELEVSRNVSVREVFEAKNLARVMEYTRGKAGEAELSIDMILLLHTMLMGNINDAIAGRFRTAGEYVRVGTHIAPAPEQVEGMMETILLEYSADQTAYFADKIARFHLDFE; encoded by the coding sequence ATGGCGACAAACAATGCTATAAAAGACAAAATTAAGATTCTCAAAACCCGATACGATCAGCTTCGGAAGGGAAGGGAGTCTTTGCTTGCGATCATTGATGAATCTGAGCTTTCGGAAAGCGTTTTCAATTCAAATGCTATCGAGAATTCGACCCTGACGCTCAAAGAGACCGAGCGTATTCTGCTTGAACTTGAGGTCTCCCGTAATGTCTCGGTCCGGGAGGTTTTTGAAGCAAAAAATCTCGCGCGGGTGATGGAATACACCAGAGGTAAGGCCGGCGAAGCGGAGCTTTCCATAGACATGATCCTGCTCCTGCACACGATGCTCATGGGAAACATCAATGACGCCATTGCGGGGCGGTTCCGCACGGCGGGTGAATATGTTCGCGTGGGAACACATATAGCTCCGGCGCCGGAACAGGTGGAGGGCATGATGGAGACGATTCTGCTGGAATATTCTGCGGATCAGACTGCTTACTTTGCCGATAAGATCGCAAGATTCCATCTGGATTTCGAGA
- the gltX gene encoding glutamate--tRNA ligase, which produces MTQEVIVRFPPSPTGYLHIGGARTAIFNWLFAKKTGGKLILRIEDTDAERSTEESIKGIIESLKWLGITWDEGPYFQSQFIKEHQFAAQKLLESGHAYKCFCTKETLDRKREESLKKKGSLHYDGTCRNLTSEEVSAKEADGIPCTIRLKVPHVEGSVCFKDIVYGFIENKYEDIDDFVIVRSNGKPLYILSNTVDDIRDRITHVIRGQDGLGNTPKQILLYKALGASVPEFAHMSLTLDPQKAKISKRTHGELVAVHFYREHGFLPWALVNFLVRLGWSTPDSRDIFTKKELVEAFSLEGINRANSIFNVNKNDPKFFTDPKALSINTHYIRNLPVEEIEPYVKAELEKAGIWNPEFESVKRDWYLATIDLIRSRYHVTTEFATLGKAYFSDEYQMEEKALKKNILKHDGLKNWFSILADRIDAIESFSIEETENVIRYMAEEFGIKAGVLINGMRAAVTGQAVGPGLFDILIAIGQKRVVERLRKAVSLFD; this is translated from the coding sequence ATGACTCAGGAAGTAATAGTTCGCTTTCCACCCAGTCCGACCGGATATTTACATATCGGCGGTGCCAGAACAGCTATATTCAACTGGCTTTTTGCCAAAAAAACAGGCGGTAAGCTGATTTTGAGAATAGAGGATACCGATGCGGAGAGGTCTACAGAAGAATCTATTAAGGGAATTATTGAAAGCTTGAAATGGCTTGGGATTACCTGGGATGAAGGACCATATTTTCAGTCTCAATTCATTAAAGAACATCAGTTTGCCGCACAAAAACTCTTGGAATCAGGACATGCATATAAATGTTTTTGCACTAAAGAGACGCTTGATAGAAAGCGTGAAGAATCTCTTAAGAAAAAAGGCTCATTACACTACGATGGCACATGCCGGAATTTAACATCAGAAGAGGTTTCTGCAAAAGAGGCGGACGGAATTCCATGCACAATTCGTCTGAAAGTACCCCATGTTGAAGGTTCTGTATGTTTTAAAGACATAGTGTATGGTTTTATTGAAAACAAGTATGAAGATATAGATGATTTTGTAATAGTCCGATCTAATGGGAAGCCTCTTTATATTCTTTCCAATACTGTAGATGACATAAGGGATAGGATAACACATGTTATACGCGGTCAGGATGGCTTGGGAAATACTCCAAAGCAGATATTGCTGTACAAAGCTCTTGGAGCATCTGTTCCAGAATTTGCCCATATGTCTTTAACGCTTGATCCCCAAAAGGCCAAGATTTCAAAACGAACTCACGGAGAATTGGTCGCAGTACATTTTTACAGGGAGCATGGCTTTTTGCCCTGGGCTTTAGTAAACTTTCTGGTCCGTCTTGGATGGTCAACACCCGATTCCAGAGATATCTTTACAAAAAAGGAACTTGTTGAAGCATTTTCATTAGAGGGAATAAACAGAGCTAATTCTATTTTTAATGTTAATAAAAATGATCCAAAGTTTTTTACAGATCCAAAAGCTTTGAGCATAAACACACATTACATTCGGAATCTTCCTGTTGAAGAAATTGAGCCTTATGTTAAGGCAGAACTGGAAAAGGCTGGAATTTGGAATCCTGAGTTTGAATCAGTAAAACGTGACTGGTACCTTGCTACAATAGATCTTATTCGAAGCAGGTATCATGTTACCACAGAGTTTGCCACACTTGGCAAAGCATATTTTTCCGATGAGTATCAAATGGAAGAAAAAGCTCTGAAAAAAAACATTTTAAAGCATGATGGCCTGAAAAACTGGTTTTCGATTTTGGCAGACCGCATTGATGCTATAGAGTCATTTTCTATTGAAGAAACCGAGAATGTGATACGGTATATGGCTGAAGAATTCGGCATAAAGGCGGGAGTTTTGATAAATGGAATGCGTGCGGCGGTTACAGGGCAGGCAGTTGGGCCAGGTCTTTTTGATATCCTTATTGCTATTGGGCAGAAGCGAGTTGTAGAGCGCTTGCGCAAGGCTGTATCATTATTTGACTAA
- the ylqF gene encoding ribosome biogenesis GTPase YlqF: protein MTENVNWFPKHMKDSEDLLKKNLKAVNIVFEVLDARAPLSSKDMNIDRIIGQKAKIVILNKCDLSSNYGNKKWVSFFNKGDTEVALVSAVKGDGLKNITNLARKVINKAGIKNKIIRALVVGIPNVGKSTLINCMAGKKKARAANKPGVTRAKQWIEAKSQFELLDTPGILRPRKDKETFTNLAFIGTINDDVLDVTTLASNLIEKLVEIAPEELCARFKIDIKDKTPLEILENIAAKRGCLLKAGIVDYLRVSSIVLGEFRKGKLGKITLEYPDC from the coding sequence ATGACTGAAAATGTAAACTGGTTTCCAAAACATATGAAAGATTCTGAGGATCTTTTAAAAAAGAACTTGAAAGCAGTAAATATTGTTTTCGAGGTTTTGGATGCAAGGGCTCCCTTATCCAGTAAAGATATGAATATTGATAGAATAATCGGGCAAAAAGCAAAAATTGTAATTTTGAATAAATGCGACCTTAGCAGTAATTATGGCAACAAAAAGTGGGTTTCCTTTTTTAACAAAGGGGATACCGAGGTTGCGTTGGTAAGTGCTGTTAAAGGTGATGGTTTAAAAAATATTACAAATTTAGCCCGTAAGGTAATTAATAAGGCTGGAATTAAAAATAAAATCATAAGAGCCCTGGTGGTAGGTATACCCAATGTGGGTAAATCCACTTTGATAAATTGCATGGCCGGGAAAAAAAAGGCCAGGGCCGCCAATAAGCCTGGAGTTACACGGGCTAAACAGTGGATAGAGGCAAAATCACAATTTGAACTTCTGGATACTCCTGGAATTTTGCGCCCCAGAAAAGATAAAGAAACTTTTACAAATCTCGCCTTTATCGGAACCATAAATGATGATGTTCTGGATGTGACGACGCTTGCATCTAATCTTATAGAAAAACTGGTTGAAATTGCCCCGGAAGAATTATGTGCCAGATTCAAAATTGATATTAAAGATAAAACGCCCCTTGAAATTCTGGAAAATATTGCAGCCAAAAGGGGCTGCCTTTTGAAAGCTGGTATTGTCGATTACCTGCGAGTGTCCAGTATTGTTTTGGGTGAATTCAGGAAAGGGAAACTGGGTAAAATTACTTTAGAATATCCCGATTGTTAA
- the hflX gene encoding GTPase HflX, whose product MIEQSNDNKGKKTAVLFSVQTHGVSDEENDSSLLELRRLVKTMGLKVVATLTQRRPKPDMGTLLGAGKLKELAGYTGGSGIVEGFSRKSEDETCDDIDEDYPVGSLAGSDEESSSDDPMAKNSVQANVVVYDGEISTKQLKNLEQATGVEVLDRTGVILEIFSRHAKSREALIQVEIAKLAYLAPRIRASRIGGDRQGGSLGSKGAGETSHELDKRRIRDRISELKTRLVGIRDEQIRRRSRRKENFQVSLVGYTNAGKSSLMQKLTGSDVLVQDKLFATLDTRVKAMQPEAFPPVLVSDTVGFIKKLPHDLVASFQSTLDEALAASLLLFTVDVSDPAFRSQLVVTQSVLKEIGGEKIPSRLILNKIDKLTTGELEELHREFPDGIFISAHNPEDVAFLRKKILQYFESNMIETTMVIPYDKGHLLGQLRTKAGIINESYDETGTEVTFKTFPETLTWLQKKMD is encoded by the coding sequence ATGATCGAACAATCAAATGATAACAAAGGAAAGAAAACGGCGGTCTTGTTTTCAGTTCAAACTCATGGCGTTTCCGATGAGGAGAACGATTCGTCTCTTCTCGAACTCAGGCGCCTGGTTAAAACCATGGGCCTCAAGGTCGTCGCAACGCTAACGCAACGCCGCCCAAAACCTGATATGGGGACCTTATTGGGCGCTGGAAAATTAAAAGAACTTGCCGGCTATACCGGCGGCTCTGGAATTGTTGAAGGATTTAGCCGGAAATCAGAAGATGAAACCTGCGACGACATTGACGAAGATTATCCAGTCGGCAGTCTCGCCGGCTCAGATGAAGAGAGTTCAAGCGATGACCCAATGGCAAAAAACAGCGTGCAAGCCAATGTTGTCGTCTATGATGGTGAAATTTCCACTAAGCAATTGAAAAACCTTGAACAAGCGACCGGCGTAGAAGTTTTGGACCGAACCGGTGTGATCCTCGAAATATTCAGCCGTCATGCCAAAAGCAGGGAAGCCCTTATTCAGGTTGAGATCGCCAAACTGGCTTATTTGGCGCCAAGGATAAGAGCATCTCGTATTGGAGGTGATCGCCAAGGCGGCAGTCTTGGATCTAAAGGAGCAGGAGAGACTTCTCACGAGCTCGACAAACGTCGCATTCGAGACCGCATATCCGAGTTAAAGACACGCCTTGTTGGCATTCGCGACGAGCAAATTAGACGGCGCAGCCGCAGGAAAGAAAATTTCCAGGTCTCTCTGGTTGGTTATACCAATGCCGGCAAGTCGTCGCTAATGCAAAAGCTGACCGGCAGCGATGTATTGGTACAGGATAAATTATTTGCAACCCTTGATACCCGTGTAAAAGCTATGCAGCCAGAGGCTTTTCCGCCTGTACTCGTCTCCGACACCGTTGGATTTATCAAGAAATTACCTCACGATTTAGTTGCATCTTTCCAATCTACTCTTGATGAGGCGCTTGCCGCTTCGTTACTTTTGTTTACGGTCGATGTCTCCGATCCGGCTTTTCGATCTCAATTGGTTGTGACGCAATCGGTCCTGAAAGAGATCGGTGGTGAAAAAATTCCAAGCCGGCTAATCCTGAACAAAATTGACAAACTCACAACCGGGGAGCTGGAAGAGCTACACCGTGAATTTCCCGATGGAATCTTCATCTCTGCGCATAACCCCGAGGATGTCGCATTTCTACGAAAGAAAATTCTTCAGTATTTCGAATCAAATATGATCGAAACTACGATGGTGATCCCGTACGACAAAGGACACCTTTTAGGACAGTTAAGAACCAAAGCCGGCATCATAAATGAATCCTACGATGAAACAGGAACGGAAGTAACATTCAAGACTTTCCCGGAAACATTAACCTGGTTACAAAAAAAGATGGATTAA
- a CDS encoding methylenetetrahydrofolate reductase C-terminal domain-containing protein, translating into MNSNPNEKNRFKESLLNKNVFAITCELVPGRGSRGRVQDNLLAFAEKAALGGKIQALSITENAGGHPALSPGVLGKEILKLGIDPLVHLTCKDRNRNQMESRLFAQGREKMHNLLVMGGDYPRYGFKGFAKPVFDLDTVQLIAMVDEMTRGFEVEKDAPGGGTKLPPIPFFKGCVISPFKKLEAELMTQYFKLHKKIAAGADFVITQVGFDARKFDEALRYMRQNSMGIPILGNVYIPSTTVASVMHQGSVPGCVVTDKLMSMYKEEARLPDRGKKNQLIRAAKLLAILKGLGFDGVHIGGSQLTYEDIDFVLEKGEEFYPDWRQWAREFSFPQEGGFYYYEPDRKTGLNTDAPVNRHQSVPRRSASYRFNRWVHKTVFDQKGWLYRPTRAVCRKISGTSLEKLFTQLEYIIKFIGFECLMCGDCTLSETAFLCPQSQCAKYLLNGPCGGSRSGWCEVYPGVKQCIYVQAYERLKSFGEEGSLKENIVPPRDWSLNRKSSWINHFMGNRGSIQTR; encoded by the coding sequence ATGAATTCTAATCCCAACGAAAAAAACAGATTCAAGGAATCACTTCTAAACAAAAACGTGTTTGCCATAACGTGCGAACTGGTCCCGGGCAGAGGGTCCAGAGGCAGAGTCCAGGACAATCTCCTTGCTTTTGCTGAAAAGGCCGCCTTGGGAGGAAAAATCCAGGCCTTGAGCATTACGGAAAATGCAGGCGGGCATCCTGCCCTTAGCCCTGGGGTATTGGGGAAAGAGATCTTAAAGCTCGGAATCGATCCTCTTGTGCACTTGACGTGTAAGGATAGAAATCGAAATCAGATGGAAAGCCGTTTGTTTGCGCAAGGCAGAGAGAAAATGCACAATCTTCTTGTCATGGGCGGGGACTATCCTCGTTACGGTTTTAAAGGGTTTGCCAAACCGGTATTTGATCTGGACACGGTGCAGCTTATAGCAATGGTTGATGAGATGACCAGGGGATTTGAGGTGGAAAAGGATGCGCCCGGGGGTGGGACCAAACTCCCTCCTATCCCTTTTTTCAAGGGGTGTGTTATTTCTCCTTTTAAGAAGCTCGAAGCAGAATTAATGACCCAATATTTTAAGCTGCACAAAAAGATTGCCGCCGGCGCCGATTTTGTCATTACCCAGGTAGGATTTGACGCGCGCAAGTTTGATGAGGCGCTCCGGTATATGCGACAAAACAGCATGGGCATCCCGATACTGGGAAATGTATATATACCGAGCACGACTGTGGCTTCAGTCATGCATCAGGGATCGGTTCCGGGCTGCGTAGTGACCGACAAACTGATGTCCATGTATAAAGAGGAAGCCCGGCTTCCGGACAGAGGGAAAAAGAATCAATTAATTCGCGCCGCCAAGCTGCTTGCCATCCTTAAAGGTCTTGGGTTTGATGGTGTGCACATAGGAGGTTCCCAACTTACCTATGAAGATATAGACTTTGTACTGGAAAAGGGGGAAGAATTTTATCCCGACTGGCGGCAATGGGCACGGGAGTTCTCTTTTCCGCAGGAAGGGGGTTTTTACTACTATGAACCGGATCGTAAAACAGGGCTGAACACGGATGCGCCGGTCAATCGACACCAAAGCGTCCCCCGAAGATCGGCAAGCTATCGTTTTAATAGATGGGTTCACAAAACAGTTTTTGACCAAAAGGGATGGTTATATCGTCCAACAAGAGCTGTTTGTCGTAAAATATCCGGAACATCTCTTGAAAAACTATTTACGCAGCTTGAATATATCATTAAATTTATCGGTTTTGAATGTCTGATGTGCGGAGACTGTACACTGTCTGAAACAGCCTTTTTATGCCCGCAATCGCAATGCGCAAAATATCTTCTTAATGGCCCCTGCGGCGGGAGTCGCAGTGGATGGTGCGAGGTCTATCCAGGGGTCAAACAGTGTATTTATGTTCAGGCTTATGAGCGCTTGAAATCGTTTGGTGAAGAAGGGAGCCTCAAGGAAAATATTGTCCCGCCAAGGGACTGGTCATTAAACCGGAAGTCCTCCTGGATCAACCATTTTATGGGAAATCGAGGATCAATACAAACCCGTTGA
- a CDS encoding glutamine--tRNA ligase/YqeY domain fusion protein: protein MNNNATESSLPSNFIRNIIAEDLKANKNNGRIVTRFPPEPNGYLHIGHAKSICLNFGIAAEHEGGICNLRFDDTNPGKEDVEYVESIKTDVRWLGFDWGDRLYYTSDYFDQLYGCAVQLIKKGKAYVCSLSAEEIRKYRGTLTEPGEDSPWRNRLIEKNLEMFELMRAGEFEDGEHVLRAKIDMKSPNLNMRDPVIYRIKHMAHHRTGNTWCIYPMYDYAHCLSDSIEGITHSLCTLEFEDHRPLYDWILDELNVDCHPQQIEFARLNMTYTVMSKRKLLKLVEQGHVSGWDDPRMPTLSGLRRRGYTPESITVFSDRIGVAKKESIVDCALLEHCIREDLNERSPRVMCVLRPLRVVIDNYPEDLTEELEAQNHPTNPGMGTRKVPFSRVLYIEQEDFREDPPKKFFRLAPGREVRLRYAYYIKCEQVVKDEKTGKIIELRCTYDPDTKGGWSSDERKVKGTLHWVSAPHSIKAEVRLYDRQFIKENPTGVKAGADFMDYLNPDSLETLTSCHVEPCLARAKLESRYQFERLGYFCVDSVDSHEGGLVFNRTATLRDSWAKIEKKQDRRP, encoded by the coding sequence ATGAATAATAATGCAACAGAATCCTCTCTTCCGTCAAACTTTATCCGCAATATTATTGCTGAAGATTTGAAGGCGAACAAAAACAACGGCCGTATTGTAACAAGGTTTCCGCCGGAACCGAACGGCTATCTGCATATCGGACACGCCAAGTCGATCTGTCTTAATTTTGGAATTGCCGCCGAACATGAAGGAGGCATTTGCAATTTGCGATTTGATGATACCAATCCCGGCAAGGAGGATGTCGAATACGTTGAATCAATAAAAACAGATGTCAGGTGGCTTGGATTTGACTGGGGTGACCGGCTCTATTATACATCAGACTATTTTGATCAACTATACGGGTGTGCTGTTCAGCTTATAAAAAAGGGTAAAGCCTATGTGTGCAGCCTGAGTGCGGAAGAAATAAGAAAGTATCGCGGTACTCTGACCGAACCTGGGGAAGACAGCCCCTGGCGCAACCGTTTGATTGAAAAAAACCTGGAAATGTTTGAGCTGATGCGGGCAGGAGAATTTGAAGACGGTGAGCATGTGCTTCGGGCAAAAATTGATATGAAATCCCCGAATTTAAATATGCGTGATCCTGTTATTTACCGGATTAAACACATGGCGCATCACAGAACCGGCAACACATGGTGCATTTATCCGATGTATGATTATGCTCATTGTCTTTCCGATTCCATCGAAGGGATTACGCATTCCCTCTGCACCCTTGAATTCGAAGACCACCGGCCGCTTTATGACTGGATACTTGACGAGCTGAATGTAGATTGTCATCCTCAGCAGATTGAGTTTGCCAGGCTCAACATGACCTACACAGTGATGAGCAAGCGGAAGCTTTTAAAACTGGTTGAACAGGGGCATGTTTCCGGATGGGATGATCCGCGGATGCCGACCCTGTCAGGCTTGCGGAGACGCGGTTATACGCCGGAATCTATCACGGTATTTTCTGATCGCATCGGAGTGGCCAAAAAGGAAAGTATTGTAGATTGTGCATTGCTGGAACACTGCATAAGGGAAGATCTGAACGAACGATCCCCCAGGGTTATGTGTGTATTGCGACCGCTTCGCGTGGTTATTGACAACTATCCTGAAGACCTGACAGAGGAACTGGAGGCTCAGAATCATCCGACAAATCCGGGCATGGGGACCCGGAAGGTTCCGTTTTCCAGGGTCCTGTATATTGAACAGGAGGATTTTCGTGAAGATCCGCCCAAAAAGTTTTTTCGACTGGCGCCGGGCCGTGAAGTAAGATTGAGATACGCCTATTATATCAAGTGTGAGCAGGTGGTAAAGGATGAAAAAACCGGCAAAATTATTGAGCTGCGCTGCACATATGATCCTGACACAAAAGGGGGTTGGTCTTCGGATGAACGCAAGGTCAAGGGAACCCTTCACTGGGTTTCCGCGCCTCATTCAATCAAGGCTGAAGTCCGTTTGTATGATCGTCAGTTTATAAAAGAAAACCCGACAGGGGTAAAAGCCGGAGCTGATTTTATGGATTATTTGAATCCAGACTCCCTGGAAACACTAACATCCTGCCATGTTGAACCATGCCTTGCGCGCGCAAAACTGGAAAGCCGGTATCAGTTTGAAAGGCTTGGTTATTTTTGCGTGGATTCTGTTGATTCTCATGAGGGTGGGCTTGTATTTAACAGGACAGCAACCCTGCGTGATTCATGGGCAAAAATAGAAAAAAAACAGGACCGCCGGCCTTAA
- a CDS encoding TrkH family potassium uptake protein: MRWRYIINIVGVSAIFLGLTMIFPLMAGLYFNDQSVIPILKSIGITICSGFLLHMVFRKAKAEFISQREGIAIVAVGWTLAGLFGALPFYLGGEISCFVDAFFESVSGFTTTGASILTDVEAVSKGLLFWRSFMQWLGGMGIILLSVAILPFLGVGGMQLYKAEVPTPVPDKLKPRIRDTAMILWKVYAIISLAEVVLLLIGGMNLYEALCHTFTTMPTGGFSIKNASIAHYNSLYFDIVIIFFMLLAGINFSLHYQMLRGKPLAFWRDSECRFFLTFVFLLIVVVSFNVYGSIYEKIGQAFRFGAFQVVSIITTTGYATADYEKWPAMSQLILLFCMFMGASAGSTGGGMKCIRVMLCFKYCYKELFALIHPHAVTQIKIGGKPVSDDIMRSILGFLALYMSLFVFCSILLAGMGVDFITSFGAVAATIGNIGPGFGIVGPVDNYAQIPFAGKWLLIWCMLLGRLEIYTVIIFFVPEFWRK; the protein is encoded by the coding sequence ATGCGCTGGCGTTATATAATTAATATCGTTGGTGTGTCGGCCATTTTTTTGGGGCTAACCATGATATTCCCCCTTATGGCTGGTCTTTATTTCAACGACCAAAGCGTTATACCTATTTTAAAGTCTATTGGAATAACAATATGTTCAGGTTTTTTGCTTCACATGGTTTTCAGGAAAGCTAAGGCGGAATTCATCAGCCAGCGTGAAGGGATAGCAATCGTGGCCGTAGGATGGACGCTTGCAGGACTGTTCGGAGCATTACCGTTTTATCTGGGCGGTGAAATAAGTTGTTTTGTGGATGCTTTTTTTGAATCGGTTTCCGGGTTTACTACAACCGGAGCATCGATTTTAACCGACGTAGAGGCTGTATCAAAAGGGCTCCTTTTCTGGAGAAGCTTTATGCAGTGGCTTGGCGGTATGGGTATCATACTCTTGTCTGTGGCTATTCTTCCATTTTTAGGGGTCGGCGGCATGCAGCTTTACAAGGCAGAGGTTCCAACCCCTGTCCCGGACAAGCTAAAGCCACGAATAAGGGATACGGCCATGATTCTGTGGAAGGTTTATGCCATCATTTCTCTGGCTGAAGTTGTTCTTCTGCTGATAGGTGGAATGAATCTTTATGAAGCTTTGTGCCACACATTCACAACAATGCCTACAGGTGGATTTTCAATAAAAAACGCTTCAATTGCTCACTACAACAGCCTGTATTTTGATATTGTAATCATTTTTTTTATGCTGCTTGCCGGGATAAATTTTTCGCTTCATTACCAAATGCTCAGAGGGAAACCGCTCGCTTTCTGGCGCGATTCAGAATGCCGGTTTTTTCTTACCTTTGTTTTTCTGTTGATTGTTGTCGTGTCATTTAATGTTTATGGCTCAATATACGAAAAAATCGGCCAGGCATTTCGCTTTGGAGCTTTTCAGGTGGTCTCTATTATTACGACCACGGGCTATGCAACAGCTGATTACGAAAAATGGCCTGCCATGTCCCAGCTTATCCTTCTGTTTTGCATGTTTATGGGGGCTTCAGCAGGTTCGACCGGCGGAGGTATGAAATGCATCCGTGTCATGCTTTGTTTTAAGTATTGTTACAAAGAACTGTTTGCCCTTATTCATCCACATGCGGTTACACAAATAAAAATAGGAGGCAAACCGGTTTCAGATGATATAATGAGAAGTATTTTAGGGTTTCTTGCCCTTTATATGAGCCTTTTTGTTTTTTGCTCTATCCTGCTTGCGGGCATGGGGGTGGATTTTATTACCTCTTTTGGCGCAGTTGCAGCCACTATCGGAAACATAGGACCGGGTTTTGGGATTGTCGGGCCGGTTGACAACTACGCGCAAATACCATTTGCCGGAAAATGGCTGCTTATATGGTGCATGCTTTTGGGAAGGCTCGAAATTTACACGGTAATAATTTTTTTTGTACCTGAATTCTGGCGCAAATAA
- the trkA gene encoding Trk system potassium transporter TrkA — translation MKVVIIGAGEVGFHVASRLVNENKDVVVVDKDTEAIRRVSDNLDVQVVNGSGSSPLSLEEAGLKDAEILLAVTNSDEANLVACLVADILSPSTKKLARIRNAGFDQYHDNFRKHAPHIDTLINPEIEVVKTIDRMMNMPGVVDVGEFSDGRIKFIAIRLDKDARLAGTRLSELSSISEKQRPLIIAIIREEKLIIPSGDDALLAGDLVYFICEEEKLLDTLAVFDKHAEPAERVLIIGGGKIGLRLAKLLDEKSIYTKIIEKNPDRCAKLAAKLNKVVVLHGDGSDQELLKEENIQDIDVVVTLTNDEEINILASLLAKRMGARKTITKISKFSYFPLMSAIGIEQVVSPRLSAINTILQHIRRGKVLSSISIKGEQAEFMEAMALETSDIVGKPLKNISFPKGALVAGIIHEENFIIPAGDSIINPGDMIIIFARKKAIPNVEKILTVKLEYF, via the coding sequence TTGAAAGTAGTAATTATAGGTGCAGGCGAGGTTGGTTTTCATGTTGCAAGCCGCCTGGTTAATGAAAACAAAGATGTGGTTGTTGTTGACAAAGATACTGAAGCAATCCGTCGCGTATCCGATAATCTAGACGTTCAGGTTGTAAACGGGTCGGGAAGCAGCCCTTTATCACTGGAGGAGGCAGGCCTCAAAGATGCTGAAATACTCCTTGCCGTGACAAACAGTGACGAAGCAAATCTTGTGGCATGTCTTGTTGCTGACATACTTTCTCCGTCAACAAAAAAACTTGCCCGAATACGGAATGCGGGTTTTGATCAATACCATGACAATTTCCGCAAACATGCTCCTCATATAGACACCTTAATCAATCCTGAGATCGAGGTTGTAAAAACAATCGACAGAATGATGAATATGCCCGGTGTCGTTGACGTCGGAGAATTTTCAGATGGTCGTATCAAATTTATCGCAATTCGTTTGGATAAGGATGCACGATTGGCCGGGACCCGTCTCTCAGAGCTTTCCAGCATATCAGAAAAACAAAGGCCTCTTATTATTGCCATTATCCGCGAGGAAAAGCTGATTATCCCCAGTGGAGATGACGCGTTATTGGCCGGAGACCTTGTATATTTTATTTGTGAAGAGGAAAAACTATTAGATACTCTGGCTGTTTTTGATAAGCATGCAGAGCCTGCAGAGCGCGTTCTTATAATAGGAGGAGGAAAAATAGGACTAAGACTGGCCAAATTGCTTGATGAAAAATCTATTTATACCAAAATAATTGAAAAAAACCCCGACCGATGTGCCAAGTTGGCCGCGAAATTGAATAAGGTTGTTGTGCTTCATGGAGACGGTTCCGATCAAGAACTCCTGAAAGAGGAAAACATCCAGGATATTGATGTGGTTGTTACGCTGACAAACGATGAGGAGATTAATATTTTAGCTTCGCTGCTTGCCAAACGAATGGGGGCGCGCAAAACAATCACAAAGATCAGCAAGTTCAGCTATTTCCCCTTGATGTCGGCCATTGGGATTGAACAGGTTGTCAGCCCACGACTTTCCGCAATCAATACAATTTTGCAGCATATTCGTCGCGGCAAGGTGCTTTCCTCCATATCAATTAAAGGTGAGCAGGCTGAATTCATGGAGGCGATGGCTCTTGAAACTTCAGACATAGTGGGCAAACCTCTAAAGAATATTTCCTTTCCAAAGGGGGCGCTTGTTGCCGGCATAATACATGAAGAGAATTTTATTATCCCTGCCGGCGATTCCATTATAAATCCCGGCGACATGATAATAATATTTGCAAGAAAAAAAGCCATCCCGAATGTTGAGAAAATCCTCACAGTTAAACTGGAATATTTTTAA